A window of the Halopseudomonas phragmitis genome harbors these coding sequences:
- a CDS encoding c-type cytochrome gives MKNLLIPALAAGALFASHAALADGEALFKSKPCVACHAVDTKMVGPALKEVAAKYAGEDGAVDTLASHIKNGSSGIWGPIPMPPNQVSDEEARQLAEWVLTLN, from the coding sequence ATGAAAAACCTGCTGATCCCCGCACTTGCCGCTGGCGCCCTGTTTGCCAGTCATGCCGCGCTGGCCGATGGCGAAGCCCTGTTCAAGAGCAAACCCTGCGTGGCCTGTCATGCCGTAGACACCAAGATGGTTGGCCCGGCCCTGAAGGAAGTCGCCGCCAAGTACGCCGGTGAAGACGGTGCCGTTGATACCCTGGCCAGCCACATCAAGAATGGCTCCTCTGGCATTTGGGGGCCGATCCCGATGCCGCCGAATCAGGTGAGCGATGAGGAAGCCCGGCAACTGGCCGAGTGGGTACTGACGCTGAACTGA